The genomic region AACATCTGAAGGAGATATTTTAGCTAAGATAGTTGAAGTTGAAGCTTATAGAGGAAACGATGACCCGGCAAGTCATGCATACAGAGGCAAGACGCCTAGAAACGAGCTGATGTTCGGAAAGGCAGGCTTTGTGTATGTATATTTCATTTATGGAAATCATTACTGCCTTAACGTAACAACTGAGAGAGAAGGCATTCCAGGTGCTGTTCTGATAAGAGGAGTCGAAGTAATTGACGGCGTCGAATTGGCCCATAAAAACAGAAGACCAAGCTCTCGGGTCAACCTGTCAAATGGTCCGGGGAAGCTGACGCAAGCCCTAGACATAACGAAAAAGCAGAACGGTCTAGATATAACTAAAACAAAAGAACTCTTTATCAGTTATCCGAAGATCAATGAAAATTTCGATACAATCACTACAAGAAGAGTTGGAATAAAACTTGGCAGCGAAAAGCCTTGGCGATTCTATGTCAAAAATAATAAACATGTCTCGAAACCATAAGTAACCAACAAGAGATATCACCACTGTATATGGGTTCAATTTCTCCCGGTCCAACTTTCTAGGAGCGCAAGCGGTTATGCGGCTCCTTCTTTTTTATCATGATCGTTGTATCCCGTTTGAATACGCAATGCGTTTGCCGATGGGACAGATGTTTGAACACTCCATGCACCACAGCGCAGAGTATTTTGACATCTCCTTCAGGTTGTTTTCGCAATAGCTGAGGCAAGCCTCTTTATCGTATTTTCCACTGTCAAATGCGTTTGCGGGACAGGCATCAACACATTTGTTGCATTCGTGGCAGTAGCCAAGGCTTTCCATAATTAGATCAGGTTTCAATGATGCGTTAGTATTAACAGCGCGTAAGCGTATTCGTGGACCGTATTTTTCTGTTATAAGAAGATTGTTTTTACCAATAATGCCTAAACCTGCAAGAGCCCCTGCCTCTTTTAGATAGAGCCCTGGTTCATAATTTGCGGGTTCAGCCCAATACCCTTCTCGTTCAAGCAAAAGTGAAAGACGTAGTGATACGCCACGCAGGATTTCATCTTCGAATGCACGGTCTGGCTTGCCTTGGTCCTCCCAGGAAGGGAGGTGAAGCCACAGGTCCAAAATGGGATCTTCCATCCATATCGCCAGAACAATGACCGTCTTGGTTCCTTCAGGAGGACGGTTTTCCTCTGGGTATCGATTGAACCTCTCAAAGTCCGCAAATCCGACGAGGTCAGCTCCCCACTTAACGGACTTTTCCTGAATAAGACGCTTAAGCTGGTCCAGTTTCTTCGCAGAACTGCTTCCTTGAGACAAC from Candidatus Bathyarchaeota archaeon harbors:
- a CDS encoding DNA-3-methyladenine glycosylase, whose product is MRVLPRSFYARDTVVVAKELLGKILVRRTSEGDILAKIVEVEAYRGNDDPASHAYRGKTPRNELMFGKAGFVYVYFIYGNHYCLNVTTEREGIPGAVLIRGVEVIDGVELAHKNRRPSSRVNLSNGPGKLTQALDITKKQNGLDITKTKELFISYPKINENFDTITTRRVGIKLGSEKPWRFYVKNNKHVSKP
- a CDS encoding epoxyqueuosine reductase: MSQGSSSAKKLDQLKRLIQEKSVKWGADLVGFADFERFNRYPEENRPPEGTKTVIVLAIWMEDPILDLWLHLPSWEDQGKPDRAFEDEILRGVSLRLSLLLEREGYWAEPANYEPGLYLKEAGALAGLGIIGKNNLLITEKYGPRIRLRAVNTNASLKPDLIMESLGYCHECNKCVDACPANAFDSGKYDKEACLSYCENNLKEMSKYSALWCMECSNICPIGKRIAYSNGIQRS